In Halosegnis marinus, one genomic interval encodes:
- a CDS encoding beta-ribofuranosylaminobenzene 5'-phosphate synthase family protein, translated as MTRVSAGGRLHVGFLNLSLARERLYGGVGVGLAAPRVTLDAERADAVVCDDPLVADYASRVCDLLDVPGARIAVEETLPRHVGLGSGTQVALATLAAVAGAYDRAPRVRERAPALGRGGRSGVGVATFEGGGFVVDAGHPTERFTTAAPADGEWTVPPVTARHDLPEEWRALLVLPEAPTGRSGEQEDASMRAVVERADPTVADEAAGILARRLLPAAATGDLDAFGRAVGEFGRLNGAWYADAQGGVYRPPAGELVEALGGEPGVVGVGQSSWGPAVYGLTSADRAGAAREAGEAALDVAGVGGEVRVVPLASAGARVE; from the coding sequence ATGACACGCGTCTCCGCGGGGGGCCGGCTCCACGTCGGCTTCCTGAACCTCTCGCTGGCGCGCGAGCGCCTCTACGGCGGGGTCGGGGTCGGCCTCGCGGCGCCGCGGGTGACGCTCGACGCCGAGCGAGCCGACGCCGTCGTCTGCGACGACCCGCTCGTCGCCGACTACGCGTCGCGGGTCTGCGACCTGCTGGACGTGCCCGGGGCGCGAATCGCGGTCGAGGAGACCCTGCCGCGCCACGTCGGCCTCGGGTCGGGGACACAGGTCGCGCTCGCGACGCTCGCGGCGGTAGCCGGGGCCTACGACCGGGCGCCGCGGGTCCGCGAGCGCGCCCCGGCGCTCGGTCGCGGTGGTCGCTCGGGCGTGGGCGTGGCGACGTTCGAGGGCGGCGGCTTCGTCGTGGACGCCGGCCACCCGACGGAGCGGTTCACGACGGCCGCGCCCGCGGACGGCGAGTGGACGGTGCCGCCGGTGACCGCGCGCCACGACCTGCCCGAGGAGTGGCGCGCGCTGCTCGTTCTCCCCGAGGCTCCGACCGGGCGCTCCGGCGAGCAGGAGGACGCGTCGATGCGCGCGGTCGTGGAGCGGGCCGACCCGACCGTCGCCGACGAGGCGGCGGGCATCCTCGCGCGACGGCTGCTCCCCGCGGCGGCGACGGGCGACCTCGACGCGTTCGGGCGGGCGGTCGGGGAGTTCGGCCGGCTCAACGGCGCGTGGTACGCGGACGCGCAGGGCGGCGTCTATCGGCCGCCGGCGGGCGAACTCGTGGAGGCGCTCGGGGGCGAACCGGGCGTCGTCGGCGTCGGGCAGTCGTCGTGGGGCCCGGCCGTGTACGGGCTGACGAGCGCCGACCGCGCCGGTGCTGCGCGCGAGGCGGGGGAGGCCGCCCTTGACGTCGCCGGCGTGGGCGGGGAGGTCCGGGTCGTCCCGCTGGCGTCGGCGGGCGCGCGAGTCGAGTGA
- a CDS encoding DNA-3-methyladenine glycosylase family protein has product MHEGAIPVTDLSGGFDMQATVESGQTYLWDRADGRMFEDEHAWGSDAWYHTVLPATFTPSGESEVVRARQHDGAIEWEASTPNAPELLTHLLRLDDDLDAIVDACPDLPMLARAFDAYRGMRLVRDPAFPCLISFICSAQMRVERIHGMQTRLAREYGDPVEFDGDTYHAFPTPGRLAAATEADLRDLSLGYRAPYVQRTAEMVASGEADPEAALDMAYEDAREYLTRFVGVGEKVADCVLLFSLDFLEAVPLDTWIRTAIADYYPDCERGNYTETSRAIRERFGGEYAGYAQTYVFFYLRTGGE; this is encoded by the coding sequence ATGCACGAGGGAGCCATCCCGGTCACCGACCTGTCGGGCGGGTTCGACATGCAGGCGACCGTCGAGTCCGGGCAGACGTACCTCTGGGACCGGGCGGACGGCCGGATGTTCGAGGACGAGCACGCGTGGGGGAGCGACGCGTGGTACCACACCGTCCTGCCGGCGACGTTCACCCCCTCGGGCGAATCCGAGGTCGTCCGTGCGCGCCAGCACGACGGCGCGATAGAGTGGGAGGCCTCGACCCCGAACGCGCCGGAGCTGCTCACCCACCTCCTGCGGCTGGACGACGACCTCGACGCCATCGTGGACGCGTGCCCCGACCTCCCGATGCTGGCGCGCGCGTTCGACGCCTACCGCGGGATGCGACTGGTGCGCGACCCGGCGTTTCCCTGCCTGATCTCGTTCATCTGCTCGGCACAGATGCGCGTCGAGCGCATCCACGGGATGCAGACGCGGCTGGCGCGCGAGTACGGCGACCCCGTCGAGTTCGACGGCGACACCTACCACGCGTTCCCGACGCCCGGCCGGCTTGCCGCGGCGACGGAGGCCGACCTGCGCGACCTCTCGCTCGGCTACCGCGCGCCGTACGTGCAGCGGACGGCCGAGATGGTCGCCTCGGGCGAGGCCGACCCCGAGGCCGCGCTCGACATGGCGTACGAGGACGCCCGCGAGTACCTGACGCGGTTCGTCGGCGTCGGCGAGAAGGTGGCCGACTGCGTTCTCCTCTTCTCGCTCGACTTCCTCGAAGCCGTCCCGCTGGACACGTGGATACGCACCGCCATCGCCGACTACTACCCCGACTGCGAGCGCGGGAACTACACGGAGACCTCGCGGGCCATCCGCGAGCGGTTCGGCGGCGAGTACGCCGGCTACGCACAGACGTACGTCTTCTTCTACCTCCGCACCGGCGGGGAGTAG
- a CDS encoding NAD(P)/FAD-dependent oxidoreductase has translation MTEDAEHRRLIVAGSGIAGLSAAIYAARSNNDPLVLEGVEPGGQLTLTTDVANYPGFPEGISGPQLVNDMKEQATQFGAEIDHGVVVDVDRAERSSAGSRGGSPDDDSERPFRVELRDGTVYTCDAFIAASGASARTLGVPGEDELMGYGLSTCATCDGAFFRDEEMLVVGGGDAAMEEASFLTKFASTVHIVHRREEFRAEDYWIDRVNEQVEEGKIEIHRNTELLEIHGSQAEGVDHVTLAEHPEGHPSEKLDDPDTRTYDFDVGAVFLAIGHTPNTDYLEGTGVRTDDEGYLITKGGRGGGQTRTDVEGLFGAGDVVDFHYQQAVTAGGMGAKAAIDADEYLEDVSRAERAEAEAAADD, from the coding sequence ATGACGGAGGACGCCGAACACCGACGGCTCATCGTGGCCGGCTCGGGCATCGCCGGGCTGAGCGCGGCCATCTACGCCGCGCGCTCGAACAACGACCCGCTCGTCCTGGAGGGGGTCGAGCCGGGCGGACAGCTCACCCTGACGACCGACGTGGCGAACTACCCCGGCTTCCCGGAGGGCATCTCCGGGCCGCAGCTCGTGAACGACATGAAGGAGCAGGCGACGCAGTTCGGCGCCGAGATAGACCACGGCGTCGTCGTCGACGTCGACAGAGCCGAGCGAAGCTCGGCAGGCAGTCGGGGCGGAAGCCCCGACGACGACTCCGAACGGCCGTTCCGCGTCGAGCTCCGCGACGGCACCGTGTACACCTGCGACGCCTTCATCGCCGCCTCGGGGGCCAGCGCCCGCACCCTCGGCGTCCCCGGCGAGGACGAACTGATGGGCTACGGCCTCTCGACGTGTGCGACCTGCGACGGCGCGTTCTTCCGCGACGAGGAGATGCTCGTCGTCGGCGGGGGCGACGCGGCGATGGAGGAGGCCAGCTTCCTCACGAAGTTCGCCTCCACCGTCCACATCGTCCACCGGCGCGAGGAGTTCCGCGCCGAGGACTACTGGATCGACCGCGTGAACGAGCAGGTCGAGGAGGGGAAGATAGAGATCCACCGCAACACCGAGCTGCTGGAGATACACGGCTCGCAGGCCGAGGGCGTGGACCACGTCACCCTCGCGGAGCACCCCGAGGGCCACCCCTCCGAGAAGCTCGACGACCCCGACACCCGCACCTACGACTTCGACGTGGGCGCGGTGTTCCTCGCCATCGGCCACACGCCGAACACCGACTACCTCGAAGGGACGGGCGTCCGGACGGACGACGAGGGCTACCTCATCACGAAGGGCGGCCGCGGCGGCGGTCAGACGCGGACGGACGTGGAGGGGCTGTTCGGGGCCGGCGACGTGGTGGACTTCCACTACCAGCAGGCCGTGACGGCCGGCGGGATGGGCGCGAAGGCGGCCATCGACGCCGACGAGTACCTGGAGGACGTGAGCCGCGCCGAGCGCGCGGAGGCGGAAGCCGCGGCGGACGACTAG
- a CDS encoding ArsR/SmtB family transcription factor, translated as MAVSTDRLERLVADGASCCGSTVEECETRLSAVAEAATRDTDGDVAALSALANETRYGLVRLLHAAEGELCVCELDAVTDVSDSAVSHALRQLREAGLVEARKEGRWKYYRTTDRATALLVALEGTR; from the coding sequence ATGGCTGTTTCAACGGACCGGCTCGAACGGCTCGTCGCTGACGGGGCGAGCTGCTGCGGCTCGACCGTCGAGGAGTGCGAGACCCGGCTGTCGGCCGTCGCCGAGGCGGCGACCCGCGACACCGACGGCGACGTGGCCGCGCTCTCCGCGCTGGCGAACGAGACCCGCTACGGGCTGGTACGGCTGCTCCACGCGGCCGAGGGGGAGCTGTGCGTCTGTGAGCTGGACGCCGTCACCGACGTGAGCGACTCCGCCGTGAGCCACGCGCTCAGACAGCTCCGCGAGGCCGGGCTCGTGGAGGCGCGCAAGGAGGGCCGCTGGAAGTACTACCGGACGACCGACCGGGCGACGGCGCTCCTCGTGGCGCTGGAGGGGACGCGATGA
- a CDS encoding transcription factor S: MQFCDECGSMMHADGEEMVCSSCGATVAKDTDLAEQYTSTEAQDDSDVIETTEDANFEGKPTAEDVKCDECGTRKAWYTIKQTGSADEPPTRFFKCTECGHRWREYS; encoded by the coding sequence ATGCAGTTCTGCGACGAGTGCGGCTCGATGATGCACGCGGACGGCGAGGAGATGGTCTGTTCGTCGTGCGGTGCGACCGTCGCGAAGGACACCGACCTCGCGGAGCAGTACACCTCTACCGAGGCGCAGGACGACAGCGACGTGATAGAGACGACGGAGGACGCGAACTTCGAGGGGAAACCCACGGCCGAGGACGTGAAGTGCGACGAGTGCGGCACCCGGAAGGCGTGGTACACCATCAAACAGACCGGGAGCGCCGACGAGCCCCCGACGCGCTTCTTCAAGTGTACCGAGTGCGGGCACCGCTGGCGGGAGTACTCGTAG
- a CDS encoding Glu/Leu/Phe/Val family dehydrogenase, with protein MAEDALGNMLAQMENAEPYADVDAGVFERLKHPERTLKVTLPVERDDGSVDVFEGFRCQFDSARGPFKGGIRYHPTVSQDEVTALAGWMTWKTALVDLPYGGAKGGVVCDPTTMSDREVEKLTRRYTEGVRRMIGPDMDVPAPDINTGGREMAWIMDTYSMYGGYVIPDVVTGKPIEVGGTAGRVEATGRGVAITTRRTFDYLDRDLDGATVAVQGFGNVGSVTARLLSSMGANVVAVSDVSGALHDESGLDVMAIERHVAEKGVMAGYADTDDGYDHADAISNDDLLRLDVDALIPAAIENVITEDVAEELRADVVVEAANGPTTVAADVVLRERDVQVVPDILANAGGVIVSYLEWVQNSQQYSWDLEQVNDDLETRLARAFDEMLDAYTARETPDLRTAAYVVALERVGKAHEMRGLFP; from the coding sequence ATGGCCGAGGACGCGCTGGGCAACATGCTCGCCCAGATGGAGAACGCGGAGCCGTACGCCGACGTGGACGCCGGCGTCTTCGAGCGACTCAAGCACCCCGAGCGGACGCTGAAGGTGACTCTGCCCGTCGAGCGCGACGACGGGAGCGTGGACGTGTTCGAGGGGTTCCGCTGCCAGTTCGACTCCGCGCGCGGCCCGTTCAAGGGCGGCATCCGCTACCACCCGACCGTCTCGCAGGACGAGGTGACGGCGCTCGCGGGGTGGATGACGTGGAAGACGGCGCTCGTCGACCTCCCCTACGGCGGCGCGAAGGGCGGCGTCGTCTGCGACCCGACGACCATGTCCGACCGCGAGGTGGAGAAGTTGACGCGGCGCTACACCGAGGGCGTCCGCCGGATGATCGGTCCGGATATGGACGTGCCCGCGCCGGACATCAACACCGGCGGCCGCGAGATGGCGTGGATAATGGACACCTACTCGATGTACGGCGGCTACGTCATCCCGGACGTGGTGACGGGCAAGCCCATCGAGGTCGGCGGCACCGCGGGCCGCGTCGAGGCGACGGGCCGCGGCGTCGCCATCACCACGCGGCGCACCTTCGACTACCTCGACCGCGACCTCGACGGCGCGACCGTCGCCGTCCAGGGGTTCGGCAACGTCGGCTCCGTCACCGCGCGCCTGCTCTCCTCGATGGGCGCGAACGTCGTCGCCGTCTCGGACGTCTCGGGCGCGCTCCACGACGAGTCGGGGCTGGACGTGATGGCTATCGAGCGCCACGTCGCGGAGAAGGGCGTGATGGCGGGCTACGCCGACACCGACGACGGCTACGACCACGCCGACGCGATATCGAACGACGACCTCCTCCGGCTGGACGTGGACGCGCTGATTCCCGCGGCCATCGAGAACGTCATCACCGAGGACGTGGCCGAGGAGCTCCGCGCCGACGTGGTCGTGGAGGCCGCGAACGGTCCCACCACGGTCGCCGCGGACGTTGTCCTCCGCGAGCGCGACGTGCAGGTCGTCCCCGACATCCTCGCCAACGCCGGCGGCGTCATCGTCTCGTACCTCGAATGGGTCCAGAACTCCCAGCAGTACTCGTGGGACCTCGAACAGGTGAACGACGACCTGGAGACGCGGCTGGCGCGCGCCTTCGACGAGATGCTCGACGCCTACACCGCCCGCGAGACGCCGGACCTGCGGACCGCGGCCTACGTGGTCGCGCTCGAACGGGTGGGCAAGGCCCACGAGATGCGCGGGCTCTTCCCCTGA
- a CDS encoding NAD(P)H-hydrate dehydratase: MITAGEMAVVDANSEALGVPRKQLMESSGNAVARAARGMTSPGDAVALVCGRGNNGGDALVAARFLRDREVTVHLLGRPETIATDIARENWDALAGTELDARVVRDSAEFALGDPDLVVDAMLGTGVTGALREPEATAAAAVNDCDATVLSVDVPSGVDSDTGEAAGGAVTADAVVTFHDEKPGLAALDADVTVADIGIPEAAETFVGPGDLLRLSRASDSHKGDHGEVLVVGGGPYTGAPALAAQAALRAGADLVRVAAPESVAREIQGYSEDLIVRGFEGDRLAPKHVEDLLARAEGQDVVVFGPGLGSAGETLDAVADFLGAYEGTAVVDADALQVVPEVETDATLVCTPHQGELRKMGGETADDPAERAALVESFAAEVGHTLLVKGAQDVISDGERTRRNRTGNPGMTVGGTGDVLAGATGALACVLDPPEAAAVAAWANGTAGDRVAERQGNGLTATDLVAELPGALRRG; this comes from the coding sequence ATGATAACCGCCGGCGAGATGGCCGTGGTGGACGCCAACAGCGAGGCGCTCGGCGTCCCCCGCAAACAGCTGATGGAGTCGAGCGGCAACGCCGTCGCCCGCGCCGCCCGCGGGATGACGAGTCCCGGGGACGCCGTCGCGCTCGTCTGCGGGCGGGGGAACAACGGCGGCGACGCGCTCGTCGCCGCGCGCTTCCTGCGCGACCGCGAGGTGACCGTCCACCTGCTCGGCCGCCCGGAAACCATCGCGACCGACATCGCCCGCGAGAACTGGGACGCGCTCGCGGGGACGGAACTCGACGCGCGGGTCGTCCGCGATTCGGCCGAGTTCGCGCTCGGCGACCCGGACCTCGTCGTGGACGCGATGCTCGGGACGGGCGTGACGGGCGCGCTCCGCGAGCCCGAGGCCACCGCGGCCGCGGCCGTCAACGACTGCGACGCGACCGTCCTCTCCGTGGACGTGCCCTCCGGCGTCGACTCCGACACCGGGGAAGCGGCGGGCGGGGCAGTCACCGCAGACGCCGTCGTTACCTTCCACGACGAGAAGCCCGGCCTCGCGGCGCTCGACGCCGACGTGACCGTCGCGGACATCGGCATCCCGGAGGCCGCGGAGACGTTCGTCGGCCCCGGCGACCTGCTCCGGCTCTCGCGCGCGAGCGACTCGCACAAGGGCGACCACGGGGAGGTGCTCGTCGTCGGCGGCGGCCCCTACACGGGTGCCCCGGCGCTCGCGGCACAGGCCGCCCTGCGGGCGGGCGCGGACCTCGTCCGGGTCGCCGCGCCCGAATCGGTCGCCCGCGAGATACAGGGGTACAGCGAGGACCTCATCGTCCGGGGGTTCGAGGGCGACCGCCTCGCCCCCAAGCACGTCGAGGACCTGCTCGCGCGCGCCGAGGGACAGGACGTCGTCGTGTTCGGGCCGGGCCTCGGGAGCGCCGGGGAGACGCTCGATGCCGTCGCCGACTTCCTCGGCGCGTACGAGGGCACCGCGGTCGTGGACGCCGACGCCCTGCAAGTCGTTCCCGAGGTCGAGACGGACGCGACGCTCGTGTGTACGCCCCATCAGGGCGAACTCCGGAAGATGGGCGGCGAGACGGCCGACGACCCCGCGGAACGCGCCGCGCTCGTGGAGTCGTTCGCCGCGGAGGTGGGCCACACGCTGCTCGTGAAGGGGGCACAGGACGTGATATCCGACGGCGAGCGCACCCGGCGCAATCGAACCGGAAACCCCGGGATGACCGTGGGGGGGACGGGCGACGTGCTGGCGGGCGCGACGGGCGCGCTCGCGTGCGTCCTCGACCCGCCCGAGGCCGCGGCCGTGGCGGCGTGGGCGAACGGCACCGCCGGGGACCGCGTCGCGGAACGACAGGGGAACGGCCTCACGGCGACGGACCTCGTCGCCGAGCTGCCGGGGGCGCTCCGGCGCGGGTGA
- a CDS encoding RAD55 family ATPase, protein MERIPFGIRRLDTTIDGGAPPGSLVLLSGEAGAGAREFMYTSAVMNALADAEPDLFDLYYGAVPEGAATAPDVHYVSFTAEGERLRREIELVMDEEMADAVADAMTFHDLSPEYFRISPVPRDWYSARTTTIADLGGQEDRTSVPEALGDVLSAHAADSLVVIDSLTDLISASGEDLAWSDIPKLLKGMARAAHEWGGLLLVLLNHETLTDERHGQLIDACDGTFLFEWESGGSTRARTLVVREFRGVLSQIEDEDIVQFETEIGEAGFDISDVRKIR, encoded by the coding sequence ATGGAGCGAATCCCGTTCGGCATCCGGCGGCTGGACACGACCATCGACGGTGGTGCCCCGCCGGGGAGCCTCGTCCTGCTCTCGGGCGAGGCGGGTGCCGGCGCGCGGGAGTTCATGTACACGTCCGCGGTGATGAACGCGCTCGCGGACGCCGAGCCTGACCTGTTTGACCTCTACTACGGCGCCGTGCCGGAGGGCGCGGCCACCGCCCCGGACGTCCACTACGTCTCCTTCACCGCCGAGGGGGAGCGACTGCGCCGCGAGATAGAGCTCGTGATGGACGAGGAGATGGCCGACGCCGTCGCCGACGCGATGACCTTTCACGACCTCTCGCCGGAGTACTTCCGCATCTCGCCGGTGCCGCGCGACTGGTACTCCGCGCGGACGACGACCATCGCCGACCTCGGGGGCCAGGAGGACCGCACCAGCGTTCCCGAGGCCCTCGGCGACGTGCTCTCGGCGCACGCCGCCGACAGCCTCGTCGTCATCGACTCGCTCACCGACCTCATCAGCGCCTCGGGCGAGGACCTCGCGTGGTCGGACATCCCGAAGCTCCTGAAGGGGATGGCGCGCGCCGCCCACGAGTGGGGCGGGCTGCTGCTCGTGCTGTTGAACCACGAGACGCTGACGGACGAGCGCCACGGCCAGCTCATCGACGCGTGCGACGGCACCTTCCTGTTCGAGTGGGAGTCGGGCGGCTCGACGCGCGCCCGGACGCTCGTCGTCCGGGAGTTCCGCGGCGTCCTCTCGCAGATAGAGGACGAGGACATCGTCCAGTTCGAGACGGAGATCGGCGAGGCCGGCTTCGACATCAGCGACGTGCGGAAGATACGCTGA
- a CDS encoding acylphosphatase, producing MSDDRVRAHVLVSGRVQGVYYRANTRDAARERGVAGWVRNLDDGRVEAVFEGPRADVEATVEWCHTGSPAARVEDVTAEYGDPEGLDGFEIRR from the coding sequence ATGAGCGACGACCGCGTCCGCGCACACGTCCTCGTCTCGGGGCGGGTACAGGGCGTCTACTACCGCGCGAACACCCGCGACGCGGCCCGCGAGCGCGGGGTCGCGGGGTGGGTCCGCAACCTCGACGACGGGCGCGTGGAGGCCGTCTTCGAGGGACCGCGCGCCGACGTGGAGGCGACGGTCGAGTGGTGTCACACCGGGAGTCCCGCCGCCCGGGTCGAGGACGTGACCGCCGAGTACGGCGACCCCGAGGGGCTCGACGGGTTCGAGATACGCCGGTAG
- a CDS encoding thiamine pyrophosphate-dependent dehydrogenase E1 component subunit alpha: MDEAERRALLDRDHDDRIGFLAPDGTLREGYEPSLPPDRLVALYADMKLGRHFDDRMVSLQRQGRIGTYSPMAGQEGSGFGSMYALAEDDWVFYQYREHAAPLVRGFPPGYLHYWSGHESGTAALADANVFPLNICIGDHIPHVTGMGMAARLQGNDDEAFVAHFGDGATSEGDFHEGLNFAGVYDTPTVFLCHNNGWAISVPREEQTRSRTIAQKADAYGFEGVQVDGMDPLAVYEVTRAAREKALDPREGEARPTLVEAVEYRYGAHTTADDPSAYRDDDEVEQWRRVDPIDRLEAYLRREGLLDDDEVERIESENADRMAAAVDDLAEVEADPDEMFADVFAEPTPRMVEQREYLRDLRERHGDAALLREE; this comes from the coding sequence ATGGACGAAGCCGAGCGCCGCGCCCTGCTCGACCGGGACCACGACGACCGCATCGGCTTCCTCGCGCCGGACGGGACGCTCCGCGAGGGGTACGAGCCCTCCCTCCCGCCGGACCGTCTCGTCGCGCTGTACGCGGACATGAAGCTCGGGCGGCACTTCGACGACCGGATGGTGAGCCTCCAGCGGCAGGGCCGAATCGGGACGTACTCGCCGATGGCCGGCCAGGAGGGGTCCGGCTTCGGGTCGATGTACGCGCTCGCCGAGGACGACTGGGTGTTCTACCAGTACCGCGAGCACGCCGCGCCGCTCGTGCGCGGCTTCCCGCCGGGGTACCTCCACTACTGGTCCGGCCACGAGTCCGGGACCGCGGCGCTCGCGGACGCGAACGTGTTCCCCCTGAACATCTGCATCGGGGACCACATCCCGCACGTCACCGGGATGGGGATGGCCGCGCGCCTGCAAGGGAACGACGACGAGGCCTTCGTCGCCCACTTCGGCGACGGCGCCACCTCGGAGGGGGACTTCCACGAGGGGCTGAACTTCGCCGGGGTGTACGACACCCCGACGGTGTTCCTGTGTCACAACAACGGGTGGGCCATCTCCGTGCCGCGCGAGGAGCAGACGCGCTCGCGGACCATCGCGCAGAAGGCAGACGCCTACGGCTTCGAGGGCGTGCAGGTGGACGGCATGGACCCGCTCGCCGTCTACGAGGTGACGCGGGCGGCCCGCGAGAAGGCGCTCGATCCGCGCGAGGGCGAGGCCCGGCCCACGCTCGTCGAGGCCGTCGAGTACCGCTACGGGGCGCACACGACCGCGGACGACCCGTCGGCCTACCGCGACGACGACGAGGTCGAGCAGTGGCGGCGCGTGGACCCCATCGACAGGCTGGAGGCGTACCTCCGGCGCGAGGGTCTGCTGGACGACGACGAGGTCGAGCGCATCGAGTCCGAGAACGCCGACCGGATGGCCGCCGCGGTGGACGACCTCGCCGAGGTCGAGGCCGACCCGGACGAGATGTTCGCGGACGTGTTCGCGGAGCCGACCCCGCGGATGGTCGAGCAGCGCGAGTACCTGCGGGACCTGCGCGAGCGCCACGGGGACGCCGCGCTGCTCAGAGAGGAGTAG
- a CDS encoding deoxyhypusine synthase, whose protein sequence is MTEDAWEEPEREEFSHDPLGHTHVWSGMTVGELVEGYGEAGIGAADVHEAADIYTEMLADDDCTVFMSLAGAMVPTGMRKVVSDLIRDGYVDALVTTGANLTHDAIEAVGGKHHHGAPEAEGKTAREHDETLRDEEVDRVYNVYLPQEHFALFESHLREEVFPPLEKEGTVSIERFTRELGRANAAVNEREGVEEDPGVAAAAYESDVPIYCPAVSDSVLGLQAWMYSQTSDFALDALADMTPLTDLAYDAERAGCLLVGGGVPKNFTLQTMLVTPNAYDYAVQVTTDPDHTGGLSGATLDEARSWGKLEKGARNATVVGDATVFLPLLVATARERLA, encoded by the coding sequence ATGACCGAGGACGCATGGGAGGAGCCCGAGCGCGAGGAGTTCAGCCACGACCCGCTCGGCCACACGCACGTCTGGTCGGGGATGACCGTCGGCGAACTCGTGGAGGGGTACGGCGAGGCCGGCATCGGCGCGGCGGACGTCCACGAGGCCGCGGACATCTACACCGAGATGCTGGCCGACGACGACTGCACCGTGTTCATGTCGCTCGCGGGCGCGATGGTCCCGACGGGGATGCGGAAGGTGGTCTCCGACCTCATCCGCGACGGCTACGTGGACGCGCTGGTGACGACGGGCGCGAACCTCACCCACGACGCCATCGAGGCCGTCGGGGGGAAACACCACCACGGCGCGCCCGAGGCCGAGGGGAAGACGGCCCGGGAACACGACGAGACGCTCCGCGACGAGGAGGTCGACCGCGTCTACAACGTCTACCTCCCGCAGGAACACTTCGCGCTGTTCGAGTCGCACCTCCGCGAGGAGGTGTTCCCGCCGCTGGAGAAGGAGGGAACGGTGAGCATCGAGCGGTTCACGCGCGAACTCGGCCGGGCGAACGCCGCGGTGAACGAGCGCGAGGGCGTCGAGGAGGACCCCGGGGTCGCGGCCGCGGCCTACGAGTCCGACGTGCCCATCTACTGCCCGGCGGTCTCCGATTCCGTGCTCGGCCTCCAGGCGTGGATGTACTCGCAGACCTCCGACTTCGCGCTCGACGCGCTGGCCGACATGACGCCGCTGACGGACCTCGCGTACGACGCCGAGCGGGCCGGGTGCCTGCTCGTCGGCGGGGGCGTCCCGAAGAACTTCACCCTCCAGACGATGCTCGTCACGCCGAACGCCTACGACTACGCGGTGCAGGTGACGACCGACCCCGACCACACCGGGGGGCTGTCGGGCGCGACGCTCGACGAGGCCCGCTCGTGGGGAAAACTGGAGAAGGGCGCGCGCAACGCGACCGTCGTCGGCGACGCGACCGTCTTCCTCCCCCTGCTGGTGGCGACGGCGCGCGAGCGGCTGGCGTGA
- a CDS encoding low molecular weight phosphatase family protein, with the protein MRLAFVCVQNAGRSQMATAFAEREREARGLDWEILTGGTFPADEVHAEVVASMRDVGVDLADRTPREIDEDELADCDYVATMGCSTLTLPDGVEARDWALDDPDGQSPEAVARIRDDIRDRVAALFDEAERAA; encoded by the coding sequence ATGAGGCTCGCCTTCGTCTGCGTCCAGAACGCCGGGCGCTCACAGATGGCGACGGCGTTCGCGGAGCGCGAGCGCGAGGCCCGCGGCCTCGACTGGGAGATACTGACCGGGGGGACGTTCCCGGCCGACGAGGTCCACGCCGAGGTGGTCGCGTCGATGCGCGACGTCGGCGTCGACCTCGCCGACCGGACGCCCCGCGAGATAGACGAGGACGAACTCGCCGACTGTGACTACGTGGCGACGATGGGCTGTTCGACCCTCACGCTGCCCGACGGCGTCGAGGCGCGCGACTGGGCGCTCGACGACCCCGACGGGCAGTCCCCCGAGGCGGTGGCGCGCATCCGCGACGACATACGCGACCGGGTCGCGGCGCTGTTCGACGAGGCCGAGCGCGCGGCCTGA